AGCCTTTGGGCCCCATTTTTATTGGAAAAAACCTAGGCAGGAGTCAGGTCTACCTTGGTCATTTGGTGATAATGGTTCTGTAATTCATGCACATTGATCGGCTCCCTCAGGCTCCGCCTGTCTTCCCTCCACCAGATCTCCATCGTGTTGAAATTCCCCTCTTTAGGGATCATCACCCGGAAACTGTTCTTCATGTACTTCACGGCCCCATCATCCAGGTTATGCCGGGTGAATCCCAGCTTAAACAGTTGATTCTCATCCAATGGTACCGGATACAAATGGTCTGGTGTAAACCAGAATTCCTGAACATCGGTCTCCACTCCTACTTCCTTGTCTTCCCTGTTCAGTTCTGTAACAGTTCCTTCAATCATCTGGCCTTCGTATTCGGCCCTAACGATGTCTCCTGGTCTGAGCTCTGAAAGTTTGATCATAATGGCAGCAGTTTAAAGTGAAACCTAATTTACAAAACGCTGGTAATATAAAAAATTATCTTTCTGCGTTTTATAATCAGGGTTTCCACTTAAAAACCGGAATCTGCCAGTTTTTTATTGATGAAAAGCACCTCCTCATGGCTCAGCTTTACAGCTGCCGCCCTGGCATTTTGCACAGCCTGTTCCTCATTCCTTGCCCCTGCCAGCGCTATGGTGATCCCCGGCTGCCGGATGGTCCAGGCCAGTACCAATTGTCCCAGTGTGGCGCTCTTCGCCTCGGCCAGGGGCCTGATCTCGTCCAGGAACTTATTGGTCTTTATAATATTTGCCTCGGTATAGAAACGGTTTCCCTCGCGGGTATCGCCTTCGCCGAACTGGTGGCCGGGTTTGATCTTGCCGGTGAGTAAGCCCCTTTGCAGCGGACTATAAGCGATGATCGATTTTTTATTGTCGATGCAATAAGGCACCAGCTCCTTTTCAATATCGCGGTAGATCATACTGTAGCTCACCTGGTCGGAAGCCAGCCTGATGGTCTGCTCCGCTTCTTTCATCTGGTTGGCATCATAGTTGCAAACTCCTGCAGCCCTGATCTTCCCCTGTTTCACCAGAGTGCCAAGCGCTTCCATCGTCTCCGCAATTGGTGTGGTTACATCAGGCCAGTGCAACTGGAACAGATCGATATAATCCGTTTTCAGTCTGCGCAGGCATTGCTCCACTTCATGGATCACACTTTCTTTCGATGCCAGTTTATAGATATCGATCTCTTTTCCGTAATTGTCTTTGGAATGCATCACAAAATCTCCCTGCTTCACATCCCAGCGCATGCCGAATTTTGTAAGGATCTGCACTTTGTCGCGGGGAATACCGTCGATGGCTTCGGCCACGATCTCCTCGCTCACACCCATTCCGTAAATTGGCGCAGTATCGATACTGGTAACGCCTTCATTGTAGGCAGCACGGATGGCCTTCACGGCGTCCTGCCTGTCTGCCCCACCCCACATCCATCCACCGATGGCCCATGCTCCAAAAGTGATCACCGATGCTTCAACCTCTGTTTCGCCTAGTTTTCTATATTCCATATGCTTCCGGATTTTGAAACGCAAAGGTAGGCAATCGGCAAATCCGGTAGCATGAATTTTTATGCCCGCTTCCTGTAACTCAATACAGCCCAGCTGTTCAGAACTATGGCGAAAGCCAGCATCACCAGCATATGGTAACGGATATCGTACAGACTGCTACCTTTTAATATTACCATCCGCATCACTTCAATGAAATAGGCAACCGGATTGATCTTTACAATGAATTGCGCCCAAACCGGCATGCTGTCGGTAGAGGTGAACAGTCCTCCCAGCAAAATAAAGATCATCATCAGGAAGAAAGCCAGCAGCATGGCCTGTTGCTGCGTGGTGGTATAGGTGCTCACCAACAATCCCAGCCCCAGCACTGCCAGCAAATACAAAGCGGCAAAAACAAAAATGGTAAGGAAACTCCCTGCCGGCACAATACCATAAATGAAGTAGGCAAGCGTCAGGCCGATCCCCAAAACAAAAAGCCCGAGGATCCAGAAAGGGATCAGCTTGCCAAGCATGAAATGAT
This portion of the Pseudobacter ginsenosidimutans genome encodes:
- a CDS encoding aldo/keto reductase — its product is MEYRKLGETEVEASVITFGAWAIGGWMWGGADRQDAVKAIRAAYNEGVTSIDTAPIYGMGVSEEIVAEAIDGIPRDKVQILTKFGMRWDVKQGDFVMHSKDNYGKEIDIYKLASKESVIHEVEQCLRRLKTDYIDLFQLHWPDVTTPIAETMEALGTLVKQGKIRAAGVCNYDANQMKEAEQTIRLASDQVSYSMIYRDIEKELVPYCIDNKKSIIAYSPLQRGLLTGKIKPGHQFGEGDTREGNRFYTEANIIKTNKFLDEIRPLAEAKSATLGQLVLAWTIRQPGITIALAGARNEEQAVQNARAAAVKLSHEEVLFINKKLADSGF